The following proteins are co-located in the Penaeus vannamei isolate JL-2024 chromosome 34, ASM4276789v1, whole genome shotgun sequence genome:
- the mRpS7 gene encoding small ribosomal subunit protein uS7m, translated as MAGWARSLARLQFRPCNKGQALPLICNRFNEGPWRQYSQYPPTYAEPLYRKENLEEFSKSGEAESLAFTPIKAALNNQTSSIFHDPMVAKFTNYVMKTGNKALARDLMEKTFEIIKRTQLQKYHQAETEEEKALIECNPINIIHSAVENTRPLLQLTPIKRGGVKYQVPVPITEKHSYFVSMRWLVESGREKERKVHFPEKLAKELLDASRNEGRVVKKKQDLHRQCEANRAYAHYRWS; from the exons ATGGCCGGCTGggctcgctccctcgctcgcttGCAATTTCGGCCTTGCAACAAAGGACAGGCTCTCCCTCTCATCTGCAATCG GTTTAATGAGGGACCATGGAGGCAGTACAGCCAATACCCACCAACATATGCCGAACCTCTATATCGCAAAGAAAATTTAGAAGAATTTTCCAAATCAGGAGAAGCTGAAAGTCTGGCTTTTACACCAATTAAAGCAGCTTTGAATAATCAGACGAGTTCAATCTTCCATGATCCTATGGTAGC GAAGTTTACAAATTATGTCATGAAGACAGGAAATAAAGCCTTGGCTCGAGATCTCAtggaaaag ACCTTTGAAATTATTAAACGGACACAGCTCCAGAAGTATCATCAGGCAGAGACTGAGGAGGAGAAAGCTTTGATAGAATGTAATCCAATAAACATCATACATAGCGCTGTAGAGAACACCCGGCCACTGTTACAGCTCACCCCCATCAAGCGAGGTGGTGTTAAATACCAG GTGCCAGTGCCAATAACAGAAAAGCATTCATACTTTGTTTCAATGCGATGGCTCGTGGAatcaggcagagagaaggagaggaaggtccATTTCCCTGAAAAGTTAGCTAAAGAACTCTTAGATGCTTCCAGAAATGAg GGACGCGTCGTGAAAAAGAAGCAGGATCTCCATCGTCAGTGTGAAGCCAACCGTGCTTATGCTCACTACAGATGGAGCTAA
- the LOC113805535 gene encoding WW domain-binding protein 11: MGRRSINTTKSGKYMNPTDQARKEARKRELKKNKKQRQMVRAAVLKGKDPSQIIMEMEKIDSMEYNVEVPPALSEKVLKDKRKKLRETLDRVLKLYEKENPEYWVEIRRMEGDYEKKRQALIEYFESVRHAQAVTVDEIPLPNLDMPPVPDASVPEVPPPPEVPMPVPNAHLVPPHGILKKMSAYVPATTEPKKPPGCPPTLPPELSDDEDDKNEVPKEPKPLVSGLEKGEDSEDNEDLDDDRDIEKEKDQPRNRTIRFEDGEESDEEKDTRVTVSKSKGLTSLQTKLLQMSGQDIDDFMRETEVLFREKEAERKADLRARLDKLYDEDPVRGSLQQPPMLNVPPPQVRGPPGPPVGLPTATTTSSQPPPTSQATFLPSAPPPSAVPVSGQPVPHVNIPVAPPGTALSVPPVSVPLIPPGVTPAAPQPTPGIGPASGPTGQMGTSQVVPPGVPPGVPPVVPPGAPPTGPPGAPPGVPPLMFRPPPPMRSGLPPPPGVRLPPGPPPQGMPPRLPNMRMPPPMPPRLPMRPPGVPPVMPPPGMPPRGLPPAHNPNVLSAGPQLIARPREDDKKHSATIEAKPQIRNLSADVTRFLPTALRVKREDKKKMGKTQTDVKEVGGGKTEETDRKPTKDDAYSQFMREMEDLL; encoded by the exons ATGGGGAGACGCAGCATAAATACCACCAAGAGTGGGAAATATATGAATCCCACAGATCAAGCCC gCAAAGAAGCAAGGAAGCGGGaactgaagaaaaacaaaaaacagaggcaAATGGTTAGAGCAGCAGTTTTAAAAGGAAAAGACCCATCACAGATTATCATGGAAATGGAGAAGATTGATAGTATGG AATACAATGTTGAAGTTCCTCCAGCTTTAAGTGAAAAAGTACtaaaggataagagaaaaaaattgagagaaactTTAGACAGAGTTCTTAaattatatgaaaaggaaaatccTGAATACTGGGTGGAAATTCGACGCATGGAAGGTGActatgaaaaaaagagacaagctCTCATTGAATACTTTGAGTCTGTACGACATGCACAGGCTGTCACTGTAGATGAAATTCCCTTACCAAACTTGGACATGCCACCAGTGCCTGATGCTTCAGTCCCAGAGGTGCCACCTCCACCTGAGGTGCCAATGCCAGTTCCTAATGCACACCTGGTACCACCCCATGGCATTCTGAAAAAGATGTCAGCTTATGTGCCAGCAACTACAGAGCCCAAGAAGCCGCCAGGTTGTCCCCCTACTTTACCCCCAGAAttaagtgatgatgaagatgataagaatgaagTACCAAAGGAGCCCAAGCCTCTTGTGTCTGGcttggagaaaggggaggattcTGAGGACAACGAAGACCTTGATGATGACAGAGAcattgagaaagaaaaggatcagCCAAGAAATCGTACCATTCGCTTTGAAGATGGGGAAGAATCtgatgaagaaaaagacacaAGAGTTACAGTGTCCAAGTCTAAGGGCCTCACTAGCCTTCAAACCAAGTTGTTACAGATGTCTGGTCAGGATATTGATGACTTCATGagagaaacagaagtactcttcaGGGAGAAGGAAGCTGAGCGCAAGGCTGATCTGCGGGCTCGATTAGACAAGCTTTATGATGAAGATCCTGTAAGAGGAAGCTTGCAACAACCACCAATGCTGAATGTCCCTCCTCCACAAGTAAGAGGACCACCAGGCCCCCCAGTTGGGCTGCCAACAGCAACCACAACCTCATCACAGCCTCCTCCTACCAGTCAAGCAACTTTCCTTCCATCTGCTCCACCACCTTCAGCAGTTCCTGTAAGTGGTCAACCAGTTCCACATGTGAATATTCCAGTTGCACCTCCAGGAACTGCACTTTCTGTTCCACCTGTGTCAGTTCCGCTTATACCTCCAGGCGTCACACCAGCAGCTCCTCAACCTACTCCAGGTATTGGTCCAGCAAGTGGTCCCACAGGACAAATGGGAACATCTCAAGTTGTGCCACCAGGAGTGCCCCCAGGTGTACCACCTGTAGTTCCTCCTGGGGCACCTCCTACAGGGCCTCCTGGTGCTCCACCAGGTGTACCTCCACTTATGTTCCGCCCTCCACCACCCATGCGAAGTggtcttccacctccaccaggGGTTCGTCTCCCACCGGGTCCTCCACCTCAGGGAATGCCTCCCAGACTGCCAAACATGCGAATGCCACCGCCAATGCCTCCACGCCTTCCTATGCGACCACCAGGTGTACCCCCAGTTATGCCTCCACCAGGAATGCCACCAAGAGGGTTACCTCCTGCACACAACCCCAATGTCTTATCTGCAGGACCTCAGCTTATTGCTCGACCCAGAGAGGATGATAAGAAACACTCAGCAACTATTGAAGCAAAGCCGCAGATCAG GAACCTGAGTGCAGATGTCACGCGTTTCTTGCCAACAGCCCTCAGAgtcaagagagaagacaaaaagaaaatgggaaagacacAGACAG ATGTCaaagaagttggaggaggaaagacagaggaaacCGACCGGAAACCGACCAAAGACGATGCTTATTCTCAGTTCATGCGAGAAATGGAGGACCTTTTGTAG
- the LOC113806809 gene encoding uncharacterized protein encodes MEDGQAPQTGAIKANTARPEVVRTYRYSYWPDNPAFVSWEVTEEREGKAPHHHISLIHIARPFLSGVDVAERRNLVYPFKTLVGRDQNGRLTCGLYFPLRECSRTTVTLFYHVFGDLQQLKVPLTHFLEGDVLSVSTGALEEKVKAAVSGVARGMGRSGQDIRSSLVAVANLLHDSGLVKQLEDLNEAINDISKDN; translated from the coding sequence ATGGAGGATGGCCAGGCTCCGCAGACGGGAGCCATAAAGGCCAACACCGCACGCCCGGAGGTAGTGAGGACCTACCGCTACAGTTACTGGCCCGACAACCCCGCCTTCGTGTCGTGGGAGGTgacggaggagcgggaggggaaggCGCCGCACCATCACATCAGCTTGATACACATTGCTCGACCCTTCCTTTCCGGCGTAGACGTCGCGGAGCGCCGCAACCTCGTCTACCCCTTTAAGACGCTCGTTGGACGTGACCAGAATGGACGCCTCACCTGCGGCCTCTACTTTCCTTTGCGGGAATGCTCTCGAACCACAGTGACTCTCTTCTATCACGTCTTCGGAGACCTGCAGCAGTTGAAAGTACCTCTCACGCACTTCCTCGAGGGGGACGTCCTGAGCGTCTCAACCGGAGCTCTGGAAGAAAAGGTGAAGGCGGCGGTCTCGGGCGTGGCCAGAGGAATGGGTAGATCGGGGCAAGACATCCGCTCGTCTCTGGTCGCTGTGGCAAACTTGCTACACGACAGCGGACTTGTCAAGCAACTGGAGGATCTGAACGAGGCCATCAACGATATCAGCAAGGATAATTAG